The Synchiropus splendidus isolate RoL2022-P1 chromosome 1, RoL_Sspl_1.0, whole genome shotgun sequence genome includes a window with the following:
- the exoc1 gene encoding exocyst complex component 1 isoform X5, with the protein MTAIKHALQRDIFTPNDERLLGIVNVCKAGKKKKNCFLCATVTTERPVQVKVVKVKKSDKGDFYKRQLTWELRDLTEVDAKDASKENPEFDLHFEKIYKWVASSTAEKNSFISCIWKLNQRYLRKKVEFVNVSPQLLEESVPSGESPSVVGGDEDALDDYQELSAREEQDIESMMEMCEYAISNAEAFAEQLSRELQVLDGANIQSIMASEKQVNILMQLLDEALGEVDTIEGKLSSYEEMLQSVKDQMDQISQSNRLIQISNTNNGKLLDEIQFLVNYMDLSKGHIRALQDGDLSSPKGIEACINAAEALLQCMNVALQPGHEKLMAVKQQQNLFTELRDTFARRLTNHLNNVFVHQGHDQSSTLAQHTAELTLPKHNPLHRDLLRYAKLMEWLKTTHREKYEGLSRTYVDYMSRLYEREIKDFFEVAKVKMAGTSKEAKGKFATLPRKESALKQETESLHGSSGKLTGSTSSLNKLTVQGSNSRRSQSSSLLDMGNMSASDLDVADRTKFDKIFEQVLSELEPLCLAEQDFISKFFKLQQHPTVAPPLAQPEVEESDGVNQSRILPQTEHRHSMSSDKDMVRLMMIKIFQSIETELNSLIALGDKIDSFNSLYMLVKMSHHVWTAENVDPASYLSTTLGNVLVTVKRNFDKCISAQIRQMEEVKISKKSKVGILPFVVNFEEFAELAETIFRNAERRGDLDKAYVKLIRAVFINVEKVANESQKTPRDVVMMENFHHIFSTLSRLKISCLDAERREAKHKYTDHRQSYVINSLGQPLEKLNHFFEGVEARVAQGVREEEVSYQLAFNKQELRKVIKEYPGKEVKKGLDNLYKKVDKHLCEEESLLQVVWHSMQDEFIRQYKHFEDLIGRCYPGSGITMEFTIQDMLEYFSSIAQSH; encoded by the exons ATGACAGCCATCAAGCATGCCCTCCAGCGGGACATATTCACACCCAATGATGAGCGTCTCCTTGGCATTGTAAATGTCTGCAAGgcaggaaagaaaaagaagaactgCTTCTTGTGTGCAACTG TCACCACTGAACGACCAGTGCAAGTTAAAGTGGTAAAGGTGAAAAAGTCGGACAAAGGCGACTTTTACAAGCGGCAGCTGACATGGGAACTACGGGATTTAACGGAAGTAGATGCTAAAGATGCAAGCAAG GAGAACCCAGAGTTTGATCTTCACTTTGAGAAGATCTACAAGTGGGTTGCCAGCAGCACGGCTGAAAAAAACTCCTTTATCTCCTGCATTTGGAAGCTCAACCAGCGATACCTTAGGAAGAAAGTGGAGTTTGTAAATGTTAGTCCTCAACTGCTTGAAG AGTCTGTACCGAGTGGTGAGAGTCCCAGCGTTGTTGGTGGAGATGAGGATGCTCTGGATGATTACCAGGAGCTCAGCGCACGTGAGGAACAAGACATCGAGAGCATGATGGAGATGTGCGAGTACGCAATTTCAAACGCTGAGGCCTTTGCCGAGCAGCTTTCCCGGGAGCTGCAGGTTCTGGATGGG GCAAACATCCAGTCCATCATGGCTTCGGAGAAGCAGGTCAACATCCTGATGCAGCTGCTTGATGAAGCCCTCGGTGAGGTGGACACTATCGAGGGCAAGCTGAGTAGCTATGAGGAGATGCTGCAGAGCGTCAAAGATCAAATGGACCAGATCTCTCAGAGCAACCGCCTCATTCAAATCAGTAACACTAACAATGGAAAGCTGTTGGATGAGATTCAGTTTTTAGTG AATTACATGGACCTTTCTAAAGGACACATCAGGGCACTCCAGGATGGAGATCTCAGCTCCCCGAAAGGAATAGAAGCCTGTATCAACGCAGCTGAAGCTCTTCTACAGTGTATGAACGTGGCGCTACAACCAG GTCATGAAAAGTTGATGGCAGTAAAACAGCAGCAAAACCTGTTCACAGAGCTGAGAGATACTTTCGCTCGCCGCCTCACCAATCACCtgaacaatgtttttgttcaccAG GGACACGACCAAAGCTCCACGCTGGCGCAGCACACGGCTGAATTGACACTGCCCAAACACAACCCACTCCACAGAGACCTGCTGCGCTATGCCAAGCTCATGGAGTGGCTGAAGACCACCCACAGAGAGAAATACGAGGGTCTCTCCAGG ACTTATGTTGACTATATGAGCAGACTGTATGAACGGGAAATCAAAGACTTCTTTGAGGTGGCCAAGGTGAAGATGGCAGGTACCAGCAAGGAGGCGAAGGGCAAGTTTG CCACGCTTCCGCGGAAAGAGAGTGCACTCAAACAGGAGACAGAAA GCCTACATGGCAGCTCTGGGAAGCTTACAGGTTCAACTTCAAGTCTGAATAAGCTGACAGTGCAAGGATCCAACAGCCGGCGATCCCAGTCCTCCTCACTGCTGGATATGGGCAACATGTCCGCCTCAGACCTGGACGTGGCTGACAGGACTAAGTTTGATAAG ATATTTGAGCAGGTCCTGAGTGAACTGGAGCCCCTATGTTTGGCTGAACAAGACTTCATTAGCAAATTCTTCAAACTGCAGCAGCATCCTACGGTGGCACCTCCACTGGCCCAG CCTGAAGTGGAAGAATCAGATGGAGTCAATCAATCACGAATTCTTCCCCAGACAGAACACCGACATTCAATGTCATCaga CAAGGACATGGTGCGACTGATGATGATCAAGATCTTCCAGAGCATTGAGACTGAGCTCAACAGCCTCATTGCGTTAGGCGACAAGATCGACAGTTTCAATTCTCTCTACATGTTGGTGAAGATGAGTCACCACGTGTGGACAGCTGAGAATGTCGATCCAGCTTCCTATCTCAGCACTACTTTAGGAAACGTGCTGGTTACTGTCAAGAGGAACTTTGACAAGTGTATT TCTGCTCAGATACGACAAATGGAGGAGGTCAAAATCTCGAAGAAGAGCAAAGTTGGGATTCTACCATTTGTTGTTAACTTTGAGGAGTTTGCTGAGCTGGCAGAAACTATATTTCGAAATGCAGAGCGACGAGGAGACCTGGACAAAGCTTATGTCAAACTCATCAGAGCGGTCTTCATAAATG TGGAGAAGGTGGCCAATGAAAGCCAGAAAACGCCCCGTGACGTTGTGATGATGGAGAACTTTCACCACATCTTCTCCACCTTGTCACGTTTGAAGATTTCCTGTCTGGATGCTGAGAGACGAGAGGCCAAGCACAAATACACTGATCATCGGCAGTCTTACGTTATCAACTCTTTAGGACAGCCTTTAGAGAAACTGAAT CATTTCTTTGAAGGAGTTGAAGCCCGCGTGGCTCAGGGGGTTCGAGAGGAAGAGGTGAGCTACCAGTTGGCCTTTAACAAGCAAGAGTTGCGCAAAGTTATCAAAGAGTACCCTGGAAAAGAGGTCAAAAAGGGACTGGATAACCTGTACAAGAAGGTTGACAAACACCTGTGTGAAGAGGAAAGTTTGCTGCAG GTGGTGTGGCACTCCATGCAGGACGAGTTCATTCGTCAGTACAAGCACTTTGAAGATTTGATCGGCCGATGTTACCCAGGGTCCGGCATCACCATGGAGTTTACTATCCAGGACATGTTGGAGTATTTCTCCAGTATCGCTCAGTCGCACTAG
- the exoc1 gene encoding exocyst complex component 1 isoform X6, whose amino-acid sequence MTAIKHALQRDIFTPNDERLLGIVNVCKAGKKKKNCFLCATVTTERPVQVKVVKVKKSDKGDFYKRQLTWELRDLTEVDAKDASKENPEFDLHFEKIYKWVASSTAEKNSFISCIWKLNQRYLRKKVEFVNVSPQLLEESVPSGESPSVVGGDEDALDDYQELSAREEQDIESMMEMCEYAISNAEAFAEQLSRELQVLDGANIQSIMASEKQVNILMQLLDEALGEVDTIEGKLSSYEEMLQSVKDQMDQISQSNRLIQISNTNNGKLLDEIQFLVNYMDLSKGHIRALQDGDLSSPKGIEACINAAEALLQCMNVALQPGHEKLMAVKQQQNLFTELRDTFARRLTNHLNNVFVHQGHDQSSTLAQHTAELTLPKHNPLHRDLLRYAKLMEWLKTTHREKYEGLSRTYVDYMSRLYEREIKDFFEVAKVKMAGTSKEAKGKFGLHGSSGKLTGSTSSLNKLTVQGSNSRRSQSSSLLDMGNMSASDLDVADRTKFDKIFEQVLSELEPLCLAEQDFISKFFKLQQHPTVAPPLAQPEVEESDGVNQSRILPQTEHRHSMSSDKDMVRLMMIKIFQSIETELNSLIALGDKIDSFNSLYMLVKMSHHVWTAENVDPASYLSTTLGNVLVTVKRNFDKCISAQIRQMEEVKISKKSKVGILPFVVNFEEFAELAETIFRNAERRGDLDKAYVKLIRAVFINVEKVANESQKTPRDVVMMENFHHIFSTLSRLKISCLDAERREAKHKYTDHRQSYVINSLGQPLEKLNHFFEGVEARVAQGVREEEVSYQLAFNKQELRKVIKEYPGKEVKKGLDNLYKKVDKHLCEEESLLQVVWHSMQDEFIRQYKHFEDLIGRCYPGSGITMEFTIQDMLEYFSSIAQSH is encoded by the exons ATGACAGCCATCAAGCATGCCCTCCAGCGGGACATATTCACACCCAATGATGAGCGTCTCCTTGGCATTGTAAATGTCTGCAAGgcaggaaagaaaaagaagaactgCTTCTTGTGTGCAACTG TCACCACTGAACGACCAGTGCAAGTTAAAGTGGTAAAGGTGAAAAAGTCGGACAAAGGCGACTTTTACAAGCGGCAGCTGACATGGGAACTACGGGATTTAACGGAAGTAGATGCTAAAGATGCAAGCAAG GAGAACCCAGAGTTTGATCTTCACTTTGAGAAGATCTACAAGTGGGTTGCCAGCAGCACGGCTGAAAAAAACTCCTTTATCTCCTGCATTTGGAAGCTCAACCAGCGATACCTTAGGAAGAAAGTGGAGTTTGTAAATGTTAGTCCTCAACTGCTTGAAG AGTCTGTACCGAGTGGTGAGAGTCCCAGCGTTGTTGGTGGAGATGAGGATGCTCTGGATGATTACCAGGAGCTCAGCGCACGTGAGGAACAAGACATCGAGAGCATGATGGAGATGTGCGAGTACGCAATTTCAAACGCTGAGGCCTTTGCCGAGCAGCTTTCCCGGGAGCTGCAGGTTCTGGATGGG GCAAACATCCAGTCCATCATGGCTTCGGAGAAGCAGGTCAACATCCTGATGCAGCTGCTTGATGAAGCCCTCGGTGAGGTGGACACTATCGAGGGCAAGCTGAGTAGCTATGAGGAGATGCTGCAGAGCGTCAAAGATCAAATGGACCAGATCTCTCAGAGCAACCGCCTCATTCAAATCAGTAACACTAACAATGGAAAGCTGTTGGATGAGATTCAGTTTTTAGTG AATTACATGGACCTTTCTAAAGGACACATCAGGGCACTCCAGGATGGAGATCTCAGCTCCCCGAAAGGAATAGAAGCCTGTATCAACGCAGCTGAAGCTCTTCTACAGTGTATGAACGTGGCGCTACAACCAG GTCATGAAAAGTTGATGGCAGTAAAACAGCAGCAAAACCTGTTCACAGAGCTGAGAGATACTTTCGCTCGCCGCCTCACCAATCACCtgaacaatgtttttgttcaccAG GGACACGACCAAAGCTCCACGCTGGCGCAGCACACGGCTGAATTGACACTGCCCAAACACAACCCACTCCACAGAGACCTGCTGCGCTATGCCAAGCTCATGGAGTGGCTGAAGACCACCCACAGAGAGAAATACGAGGGTCTCTCCAGG ACTTATGTTGACTATATGAGCAGACTGTATGAACGGGAAATCAAAGACTTCTTTGAGGTGGCCAAGGTGAAGATGGCAGGTACCAGCAAGGAGGCGAAGGGCAAGTTTG GCCTACATGGCAGCTCTGGGAAGCTTACAGGTTCAACTTCAAGTCTGAATAAGCTGACAGTGCAAGGATCCAACAGCCGGCGATCCCAGTCCTCCTCACTGCTGGATATGGGCAACATGTCCGCCTCAGACCTGGACGTGGCTGACAGGACTAAGTTTGATAAG ATATTTGAGCAGGTCCTGAGTGAACTGGAGCCCCTATGTTTGGCTGAACAAGACTTCATTAGCAAATTCTTCAAACTGCAGCAGCATCCTACGGTGGCACCTCCACTGGCCCAG CCTGAAGTGGAAGAATCAGATGGAGTCAATCAATCACGAATTCTTCCCCAGACAGAACACCGACATTCAATGTCATCaga CAAGGACATGGTGCGACTGATGATGATCAAGATCTTCCAGAGCATTGAGACTGAGCTCAACAGCCTCATTGCGTTAGGCGACAAGATCGACAGTTTCAATTCTCTCTACATGTTGGTGAAGATGAGTCACCACGTGTGGACAGCTGAGAATGTCGATCCAGCTTCCTATCTCAGCACTACTTTAGGAAACGTGCTGGTTACTGTCAAGAGGAACTTTGACAAGTGTATT TCTGCTCAGATACGACAAATGGAGGAGGTCAAAATCTCGAAGAAGAGCAAAGTTGGGATTCTACCATTTGTTGTTAACTTTGAGGAGTTTGCTGAGCTGGCAGAAACTATATTTCGAAATGCAGAGCGACGAGGAGACCTGGACAAAGCTTATGTCAAACTCATCAGAGCGGTCTTCATAAATG TGGAGAAGGTGGCCAATGAAAGCCAGAAAACGCCCCGTGACGTTGTGATGATGGAGAACTTTCACCACATCTTCTCCACCTTGTCACGTTTGAAGATTTCCTGTCTGGATGCTGAGAGACGAGAGGCCAAGCACAAATACACTGATCATCGGCAGTCTTACGTTATCAACTCTTTAGGACAGCCTTTAGAGAAACTGAAT CATTTCTTTGAAGGAGTTGAAGCCCGCGTGGCTCAGGGGGTTCGAGAGGAAGAGGTGAGCTACCAGTTGGCCTTTAACAAGCAAGAGTTGCGCAAAGTTATCAAAGAGTACCCTGGAAAAGAGGTCAAAAAGGGACTGGATAACCTGTACAAGAAGGTTGACAAACACCTGTGTGAAGAGGAAAGTTTGCTGCAG GTGGTGTGGCACTCCATGCAGGACGAGTTCATTCGTCAGTACAAGCACTTTGAAGATTTGATCGGCCGATGTTACCCAGGGTCCGGCATCACCATGGAGTTTACTATCCAGGACATGTTGGAGTATTTCTCCAGTATCGCTCAGTCGCACTAG